From the genome of Pradoshia eiseniae:
AATAGGCATCTGTAATCGATGTTGGCTCAGGCGTCGTTATGATGAACACTTCATTCGCCGCCATCATGAATTGGATAGACTGCTCCGAGTAACCGGCACCCATATCCAAAAATATATAGTCATATTGTTTGAGGATAAGTTCAAATTCAGTGCTAAAACGCTCAAATTGATGCCGGTCGACATGCAATAATTGGCTTAAGCCTGTGCCCCCGCCAATATAATGCACCCCAGAGGGCCCCTCCTCAATGAGCCTGTGCAGAGGAATGGCCTTTTCAAAATGATCAGCAATCGTATAATGGCTCGATTTGCCTACTAGAATATTGACATTGCCCATCCCAATATCAAAATCAATGATCAGGACCCGGTTAAGCTCCCTCGCAAGAGCGACAGCGAAATTTATCGAAAAGTTCGACTTTCCGACACCGCCCTTCCCACTAGCCACCGCAATTACTTTGGCTCTTCGCCATCTAAGCTCTTCTAATCTGCTTCGAAGCTGATCTGCTTGATCCGGCATACTCTTTTCCTCCAAAAACCTTATTGATGATGATTTCTGGTACGGCTATTTGCAAATCATCCGGTACATCCTGTCCATCTGCTAAATACGCGACAGGAATGGAATGATTCATGATGAAATTGATCATGCCGCCCAAGTTCTCAGTTTCATCCGTTTTCGTGAAAATAAGCCCGTCAACAGCCATCATCTCAAATTGCTCGTAAATCTTGGTCATATCCTCTTCTTTTGCCGTAGCAGCCAACACAAGGTAAGTCTCAAGATTCAAATTATTATCGAGCATTTTCTTAAGCTCCTCGACATAAACGGGGTTACGGAAGTTCCTTCCTGCTGTATCGATAAATACATGATCATAATGAGCAAAGCGCTCGGCTGCCTGAATGAAATCTTCTAGATTATAGGCAATTTCCATCGGCACACCGAGTATTTGCGCATATGTGCGCAATTGCTCAATGGCTGCAATCCGATAAGTATCTGTCGTAATAAAGGCTACTCTCCTTCGCTTTTTCAGCATATAATCCGCCGCTATCTTTGCGATTGTGGTGGTTTTCCCCACACCGGTTGGGCCCATGACC
Proteins encoded in this window:
- a CDS encoding MinD/ParA family protein yields the protein MPDQADQLRSRLEELRWRRAKVIAVASGKGGVGKSNFSINFAVALARELNRVLIIDFDIGMGNVNILVGKSSHYTIADHFEKAIPLHRLIEEGPSGVHYIGGGTGLSQLLHVDRHQFERFSTEFELILKQYDYIFLDMGAGYSEQSIQFMMAANEVFIITTPEPTSITDAYSMMKFLAKRTADVPFYLICNRALSRASGEETLSRLAEAARQFLNKEVFLLGVVPDDSSVGEAVLRQIPFIDFDPKAGASLALNELLHIYLGKRSKEVSQGDSFISRIRRYLFQHR
- the flhF gene encoding flagellar biosynthesis protein FlhF; the protein is MKVMKFTGSTMQEVMMQIRSELGPDAVILHSKSVQTPMYFGLFRKKTIEVIAAIDQEEKPARIMEAEKKPEEPSRFIKSEESATAKQILRELHQVTGLLKENTPKSESPSKYDLYPEELRSMFCHLHNLGLNTVVLDDIMESLLKEWKRQFAIRELTAADLERLARKHLKDRLEAADLTADEPTRKFIAVMGPTGVGKTTTIAKIAADYMLKKRRRVAFITTDTYRIAAIEQLRTYAQILGVPMEIAYNLEDFIQAAERFAHYDHVFIDTAGRNFRNPVYVEELKKMLDNNLNLETYLVLAATAKEEDMTKIYEQFEMMAVDGLIFTKTDETENLGGMINFIMNHSIPVAYLADGQDVPDDLQIAVPEIIINKVFGGKEYAGSSRSASKQIRRA